A genomic segment from Streptosporangium roseum DSM 43021 encodes:
- a CDS encoding MFS transporter, translating to MKSYLAVLGSPGAWRFLAPAFLARLPYAMLQLGVLLLVQWSTGSYGVAGIAAAAAAVAQALVGPQTGRLADRYGQPKVLIPQVVLHAAALGVLLALSSAHAPAVPLVVFSALAGASMPQVGSMVRARWAHLLGRSERLGTAFAVESITDELTFTLAPVLLVAVSTGFSPVWALLAALVMVVLGTLVFAVVRKGAPEPMPVRVRSQGGVLRLRGVAVLAVAFVALGTVFGSLQVGITSYSAALGQAAAAGPIYATFSGASFAGGILYGVVRWRIGAPVRLAATVGLLCATTAALTLAGSIPLLYGGAAMAGFVIAPAVITGYTLVETLIPAEVRTEAFTWLNGSIGLGIATGAAVAGQLVDRSGPSLAFLVPPVTTGLAALLVLLFLRRLRQETGVDEVRQAVAVS from the coding sequence ATGAAGTCCTACCTCGCCGTGCTCGGCTCCCCCGGCGCCTGGCGTTTCCTCGCTCCCGCGTTCCTCGCGCGCCTGCCGTACGCCATGTTGCAGCTCGGCGTCCTCCTGCTCGTGCAGTGGTCCACGGGCTCGTACGGCGTGGCCGGGATCGCCGCCGCGGCGGCCGCCGTGGCGCAGGCGCTGGTCGGCCCGCAGACCGGTCGGCTCGCCGACCGGTACGGCCAGCCGAAGGTGCTCATCCCGCAGGTCGTCCTGCACGCCGCCGCGCTGGGCGTCCTGCTGGCGCTCTCCTCGGCGCATGCCCCGGCCGTCCCGCTGGTGGTCTTCTCGGCACTGGCCGGTGCCTCGATGCCGCAGGTCGGCTCGATGGTCCGGGCCCGCTGGGCGCACCTGCTGGGCCGCTCGGAGAGGCTGGGCACCGCCTTCGCCGTCGAGTCCATCACCGACGAGCTGACCTTCACTCTCGCCCCGGTGCTGCTGGTGGCCGTCTCGACCGGGTTCTCGCCCGTCTGGGCGCTGCTGGCGGCACTGGTCATGGTCGTGCTGGGGACGCTGGTGTTCGCCGTGGTCCGCAAGGGCGCCCCCGAGCCGATGCCGGTCCGGGTCCGCTCCCAGGGCGGCGTGCTCCGGCTGCGCGGCGTGGCCGTGCTCGCGGTGGCCTTCGTCGCGCTCGGCACCGTCTTCGGCAGCCTCCAGGTCGGCATCACCTCCTACAGCGCCGCGCTGGGTCAGGCCGCCGCGGCCGGGCCGATCTACGCGACCTTCTCCGGTGCCAGCTTCGCCGGAGGCATCCTCTACGGCGTCGTCCGCTGGCGGATCGGCGCCCCGGTCCGGCTGGCGGCCACCGTCGGCCTGCTCTGCGCGACGACCGCCGCCCTGACGCTCGCCGGATCCATCCCCCTGCTGTACGGCGGGGCGGCCATGGCCGGGTTCGTCATCGCCCCCGCCGTCATCACCGGCTACACCCTGGTCGAGACCCTGATCCCCGCCGAGGTCAGGACCGAGGCGTTCACCTGGCTCAACGGATCGATCGGCCTGGGCATCGCCACCGGCGCGGCCGTCGCCGGCCAGCTCGTGGACCGCTCCGGCCCTTCCCTGGCCTTCCTGGTCCCGCCGGTCACCACCGGCCTGGCCGCGCTGCTGGTGCTGCTCTTCCTGCGCCGGTTGCGTCAGGAAACGGGCGTGGACGAGGTCCGCCAGGCGGTCGCGGTCTCCTGA
- a CDS encoding metal-sensitive transcriptional regulator: MEMNESMVGDAVTRLRRAHGQLAGVIGMIEAGEDCSKVLTQLAAVSKALDRAGFKIVASGMRHCQAAQARGEEAPMSVEELEKLFLSLA, translated from the coding sequence ATGGAGATGAACGAGTCGATGGTCGGCGACGCGGTGACCCGCCTGCGCCGGGCCCACGGACAGCTGGCCGGTGTGATCGGGATGATCGAGGCCGGCGAGGACTGCTCGAAGGTGCTCACCCAGCTCGCGGCCGTCTCCAAGGCGCTGGACCGCGCCGGGTTCAAGATCGTCGCCAGCGGGATGCGTCACTGCCAGGCCGCCCAGGCTCGCGGCGAGGAGGCTCCGATGAGTGTCGAGGAGCTGGAGAAGCTCTTTCTGTCCCTGGCGTGA
- a CDS encoding MBL fold metallo-hydrolase: protein MEIISFRTPGLGDQSYLLTHEGHGILVDPQRDIDRFMAEVAARDVELRFVLETHLHNDYVSGGEQAALATGAQLVLPAAAAAAYPHTPAFHMEDIPGGRGLSIRPIHTPGHTPEHTSYLVLIDGEPVAVFSGGSLLVSSAGRPDLLGPQRARTLARLQHGSLHRLAGLPGGVELLPTHGEGSFCTATGAGRYTSTIADELAGNPLLAVGDAEAFADELLAAPMPIPAFYEYMGPANTMGVPPMPPLGVPALGVEDLADQPEGTRVVDIRPRARQAGGLLPGAVGIELGTDFGSWAGWLLPYQAPLVLVADPGQDVAEAVTQLARIGVDTVRGVITDPGPAADQTFELLDLSAFAARLARPGAQLLDVRMPGEHAAAALPGGIHRFLADLVAHGIPAELDASRPVLVACGSGRRASIAAGLLLAAGYRPVVLTGAGVTDLLRRPAAA, encoded by the coding sequence ATGGAGATCATCTCGTTCCGCACCCCCGGCCTGGGGGACCAGAGCTACCTGCTCACCCACGAGGGGCACGGCATCCTCGTCGACCCCCAGCGCGACATCGACCGCTTCATGGCCGAGGTCGCCGCGCGGGATGTGGAGCTGCGCTTCGTGCTGGAGACCCATCTGCACAACGACTACGTCTCCGGCGGAGAGCAGGCCGCTCTCGCCACGGGCGCGCAGCTGGTGCTTCCCGCCGCGGCCGCCGCGGCCTACCCGCACACCCCCGCCTTCCACATGGAGGACATCCCCGGCGGGCGGGGGCTGAGCATCCGCCCGATCCACACCCCGGGCCACACGCCCGAGCACACGAGCTATCTGGTGCTCATCGACGGCGAGCCGGTCGCGGTGTTCTCCGGCGGAAGCCTGCTGGTCTCTTCGGCCGGACGTCCGGACCTGCTGGGCCCGCAGCGGGCCCGCACCCTCGCCAGGCTGCAGCACGGCTCGCTGCACCGCCTGGCCGGCCTGCCCGGCGGGGTGGAGCTGCTGCCCACCCACGGCGAGGGGTCGTTCTGCACCGCCACCGGTGCCGGCCGCTACACCTCCACCATCGCCGACGAGCTCGCCGGCAACCCGCTGCTGGCCGTCGGCGACGCCGAGGCCTTCGCCGATGAGCTGCTCGCCGCCCCGATGCCGATCCCGGCGTTCTACGAGTACATGGGGCCGGCCAACACCATGGGCGTGCCGCCGATGCCGCCCTTGGGCGTGCCCGCGCTGGGCGTCGAGGATCTGGCCGACCAGCCCGAGGGCACCCGCGTGGTGGACATCCGCCCGCGCGCCCGGCAGGCCGGCGGCCTGCTTCCCGGGGCGGTCGGGATCGAGCTGGGCACCGACTTCGGTAGCTGGGCGGGCTGGCTGCTGCCCTACCAGGCGCCCCTGGTCCTGGTGGCGGACCCCGGCCAGGACGTCGCCGAGGCCGTCACCCAGCTAGCCCGGATCGGCGTCGACACCGTGCGCGGCGTCATCACCGACCCCGGGCCGGCCGCCGACCAGACCTTCGAGCTGCTGGACCTTTCCGCCTTCGCCGCCCGGCTGGCCCGGCCCGGCGCCCAGCTGCTGGATGTGCGGATGCCCGGCGAACACGCCGCTGCCGCGCTGCCCGGCGGGATCCACCGCTTCCTGGCAGACCTGGTCGCTCACGGCATCCCCGCCGAGCTGGACGCCTCCCGTCCGGTCCTGGTCGCCTGCGGCTCCGGCCGCCGCGCGAGCATCGCCGCCGGCCTGCTGCTGGCCGCCGGCTACCGGCCGGTCGTGCTGACCGGCGCCGGCGTCACCGACCTGCTCCGGCGCCCGGCCGCCGCCTGA
- a CDS encoding rhodanese-like domain-containing protein, protein MSVKTSIDVPAARALIAADPGVLVVDVRTPGEFASAHISGAVNLPLDQVDTHLRRIVADAGGTMLLICQSGGRATRAHTTLTRAGLVDVVVLEGGMNAWTGAGAPTTSTSCPIPGTRARRWGLERQVRLVAGGIVATSVLASIRWPQARFIAGFVGAGLTFAAVTDTCAMGMALAKLPYNRTRDFDIDAVIARLRGGEARP, encoded by the coding sequence ATGAGTGTGAAGACCAGTATCGACGTGCCCGCCGCCCGCGCTCTGATCGCGGCCGACCCCGGCGTGCTCGTCGTCGATGTGCGCACTCCCGGCGAGTTCGCCTCCGCCCACATCTCCGGCGCGGTCAACCTGCCCCTGGACCAGGTGGACACCCACCTGCGGCGCATCGTCGCCGACGCCGGCGGCACGATGCTGCTGATCTGTCAGTCCGGTGGCCGGGCCACCCGGGCGCACACCACGCTGACCCGCGCAGGCCTGGTCGACGTGGTGGTGCTGGAGGGTGGGATGAACGCCTGGACCGGTGCCGGTGCCCCCACCACCTCCACGTCATGTCCGATTCCCGGGACCCGGGCCCGGCGCTGGGGGCTGGAGCGCCAGGTGCGGCTGGTGGCCGGCGGCATCGTCGCCACCTCGGTCCTGGCCAGCATCCGGTGGCCGCAGGCCCGGTTCATCGCCGGGTTCGTCGGCGCCGGGCTGACCTTCGCCGCCGTCACCGACACCTGTGCGATGGGCATGGCCCTGGCCAAACTGCCCTACAACCGCACCCGGGACTTCGACATCGACGCCGTCATCGCCCGGCTGCGCGGCGGCGAGGCCCGGCCATGA
- a CDS encoding sulfite exporter TauE/SafE family protein — MITTCTLTATVLAAAVVGVTLGLFGGGGSILMVPMLMYIAHVPGKAAIAMSLLVVATTSAAGLISHARAGRVRWRTGLIFGAAGMAGAYAGGLIGPYLPETILLGGFAAMTVATAIAMIRGRSRVSAKTGADLPVGRILIDGIVVGVVTGLVGAGGGFLVVPALVLLGGMPMAAAVGTSLLVIAMKSLAGLAGYLQTVTIDWRLAAVVTAAAVVGGLAGGQLTGHVNPDRLRRAFGWVVLAMGVFVLAQQVPALM; from the coding sequence ATGATCACCACCTGTACGCTCACCGCGACGGTGCTCGCCGCCGCCGTGGTCGGCGTCACCCTCGGCCTGTTCGGTGGCGGCGGCTCCATCCTCATGGTGCCCATGCTCATGTACATCGCCCACGTGCCGGGTAAGGCCGCGATCGCGATGTCACTGCTGGTGGTCGCCACCACCAGCGCCGCCGGCCTCATCTCCCACGCCCGTGCCGGGCGCGTCCGCTGGCGCACCGGCCTGATCTTCGGTGCCGCCGGCATGGCAGGCGCCTACGCCGGCGGACTGATCGGCCCGTATCTGCCGGAGACCATCCTGCTCGGCGGCTTCGCCGCCATGACGGTGGCCACCGCCATCGCCATGATCAGAGGGCGTTCCCGCGTCTCCGCCAAGACCGGCGCCGACCTGCCGGTCGGCAGGATCCTGATCGACGGCATCGTCGTCGGCGTTGTCACCGGCCTGGTCGGCGCCGGTGGCGGCTTCCTGGTCGTGCCCGCCCTGGTCCTGCTCGGCGGCATGCCGATGGCCGCCGCCGTCGGCACCTCCCTGCTGGTCATCGCGATGAAGTCACTGGCCGGACTCGCCGGTTATCTGCAGACCGTCACCATTGACTGGCGCCTGGCGGCCGTCGTCACCGCCGCCGCCGTCGTCGGCGGTCTGGCCGGCGGACAGCTGACCGGCCACGTCAACCCTGACCGGCTCCGTCGCGCCTTCGGCTGGGTTGTCCTGGCCATGGGAGTCTTCGTCCTCGCCCAGCAGGTTCCCGCCTTGATGTGA
- a CDS encoding acyl-ACP desaturase has translation MREFSQTELLLELEPVVAGELDRHHKVAKEWFPHEYVPWSEGRDYDGLFGGDAWVETDSKIPEEARVSLIVNLLTEDNLPSYHYEIATAFGRDAAWGTWVHRWTAEEGRHGTAIRDYLTVTRAVDPVALERARMNHMGEGFTNAYEGVLHSLAYVSFQELATRISHRNTGKASQDPNCERLLARIAADENLHMLFYRNLLDAAFKLTPSQTMRAVTDVVTTFQMPGTGIEGFTRKAMTIANAGIYDLRLHLDDVLMPVLRQWAVFDMKDLDPEGEKAREELAEFLARLEVSASRFVERREARRARQAAQA, from the coding sequence ATGCGAGAGTTCAGTCAGACCGAGCTGCTGCTTGAGCTTGAGCCCGTTGTCGCCGGAGAGCTGGACCGGCACCACAAGGTGGCCAAGGAGTGGTTCCCGCACGAGTACGTCCCGTGGTCCGAGGGCAGGGACTACGACGGCCTCTTCGGCGGTGACGCGTGGGTCGAGACCGACTCGAAGATCCCCGAGGAGGCTCGGGTCTCGCTCATCGTCAACCTGCTGACCGAGGACAACCTCCCCAGCTACCACTACGAGATCGCCACCGCCTTCGGCCGCGACGCCGCCTGGGGCACCTGGGTGCACCGGTGGACCGCCGAGGAGGGCCGGCACGGCACCGCCATCCGCGACTACCTGACGGTCACCCGCGCGGTCGACCCGGTCGCCCTGGAGCGGGCCCGCATGAACCACATGGGAGAGGGCTTCACCAACGCCTACGAGGGCGTGCTCCACTCGCTGGCCTACGTCTCCTTCCAGGAGCTGGCCACCCGCATCTCCCACCGCAACACCGGCAAGGCCTCGCAGGACCCGAACTGCGAGCGCCTGCTCGCCAGGATCGCCGCCGACGAGAACCTGCACATGCTCTTCTACCGCAACCTGCTCGACGCCGCCTTCAAGCTCACCCCGAGCCAGACGATGCGCGCCGTCACCGACGTGGTGACCACCTTCCAGATGCCCGGCACCGGGATCGAGGGCTTCACCCGCAAGGCGATGACCATCGCCAACGCCGGAATCTACGACCTGCGCCTGCACCTCGACGACGTCCTCATGCCGGTGCTGCGCCAGTGGGCCGTCTTCGACATGAAGGACCTCGACCCCGAGGGCGAGAAGGCCCGTGAGGAGCTCGCGGAGTTCCTCGCCCGCCTGGAGGTCTCCGCCTCCCGCTTCGTCGAGCGCCGCGAGGCCCGCCGCGCCCGCCAGGCAGCCCAGGCCTGA
- a CDS encoding DUF998 domain-containing protein — protein MSADPVWRWPGMAGAAAAAASTACAHVAAAGAVDPMKSLTSDYALLDTSAWAMAGGTIMLAMGSLWVAYGLARTDPTRSAATRVLFVAGALGLLLTAAFPLDAAPGAASAGGEIHRWAAAVVFTALPCAGWMMGRRFRNPALSAVSVLATGLLVAFLAARPGSLTADLIGGPDYYGLIERLLLLSETALVFLAARGMGNLPESNKRDISPLTDSPLTYANVGYGSVVSEGEPYARVQSDRAAA, from the coding sequence ATGAGCGCGGACCCGGTGTGGCGCTGGCCCGGGATGGCGGGGGCGGCGGCCGCCGCGGCCTCGACGGCCTGCGCGCACGTGGCCGCCGCCGGCGCGGTGGACCCGATGAAGAGTCTGACCAGTGACTACGCGCTGCTCGACACCAGCGCCTGGGCCATGGCCGGCGGCACGATCATGCTGGCCATGGGCTCCCTGTGGGTCGCGTACGGCCTGGCGCGGACCGACCCCACGCGCAGCGCCGCGACGCGTGTCCTGTTCGTCGCCGGAGCGCTGGGACTCTTGCTCACCGCGGCCTTCCCCCTCGACGCGGCCCCCGGCGCCGCCTCGGCCGGCGGGGAGATCCACCGCTGGGCGGCGGCGGTGGTCTTCACCGCGCTGCCCTGCGCGGGCTGGATGATGGGCCGCCGGTTCCGGAACCCGGCCCTGTCAGCCGTCAGCGTGCTGGCGACGGGGCTGCTGGTCGCGTTCCTGGCGGCCCGCCCGGGGTCGCTGACCGCGGACCTGATCGGCGGCCCGGACTACTACGGCCTGATCGAACGCCTGCTGCTGCTCAGCGAGACGGCGCTGGTCTTCCTGGCCGCCCGGGGCATGGGCAACCTACCAGAGAGTAATAAAAGAGACATATCCCCGCTTACTGACTCTCCCCTTACCTACGCTAACGTAGGTTACGGTTCCGTAGTGAGTGAGGGAGAGCCTTATGCGAGAGTTCAGTCAGACCGAGCTGCTGCTTGA
- a CDS encoding glycosyltransferase, whose product MVMSAAPALAPAPLATRPRRVLIGTDTYPPDVNGAAYFTHRLAGGLAERGNEVHVVCASDEGAARTEHVNGVTVHRLRSAPVLVHPTMRISVPTRLDRLMAAIAPDVVHVQGHFVVGRAAISAARRVGVPVVATNHFMPDNLFQFAHIPGPLRERAGDLAWRDFRRVFSRADRVTTPTRIAAGLLAGKGFTRSVEPVSCGIDLSRFRPHTGPKAWAREAFGLPDRDTVLFVGRLDEEKRLDELVRALPYILNGTDAQLALVGTGGQRAALERLAARIGVGDRVFLLGFVPDEALPRAYAAADVFAMPGVAELQSIATLEAMATGLPVVAADAMALPHLVRPGENGRLFRPGDVQGLARHLNDLLCAPGLRGVMGAASRAIALTHDHQASLARFETIYQEVAR is encoded by the coding sequence ATGGTCATGTCAGCCGCGCCCGCGCTCGCCCCGGCCCCTCTCGCCACCCGGCCACGCCGGGTGCTGATCGGCACCGACACCTACCCGCCCGACGTGAACGGCGCCGCCTACTTCACCCACCGGCTGGCCGGCGGCCTGGCCGAGCGGGGCAACGAGGTCCACGTGGTCTGCGCCTCCGACGAGGGGGCGGCCAGGACCGAGCACGTGAACGGCGTGACCGTGCACCGGCTCCGCTCGGCGCCGGTGCTGGTGCATCCGACCATGCGGATCTCGGTGCCCACCCGGCTGGACCGGCTCATGGCTGCCATCGCCCCGGACGTGGTCCACGTCCAGGGACACTTCGTGGTCGGCCGCGCCGCGATCTCGGCCGCCCGGCGCGTGGGCGTCCCGGTTGTGGCGACCAACCACTTCATGCCGGACAACCTCTTCCAGTTCGCGCACATCCCCGGTCCGCTCCGCGAGCGGGCCGGCGACCTCGCCTGGCGGGACTTCAGGCGCGTCTTCTCCCGGGCGGACCGGGTGACCACGCCGACCCGGATCGCCGCGGGACTGCTCGCCGGGAAGGGTTTCACCCGTTCGGTGGAGCCGGTCTCGTGCGGCATCGACCTCAGCCGGTTCCGGCCGCACACCGGCCCCAAGGCGTGGGCGCGCGAGGCGTTCGGCCTGCCCGACCGCGACACCGTGCTGTTCGTCGGGCGGCTGGACGAGGAGAAGCGGCTGGACGAGCTCGTCCGCGCCCTGCCGTACATCCTCAACGGGACCGACGCGCAGCTCGCGCTGGTCGGGACCGGGGGGCAGCGGGCGGCGCTGGAGAGGCTGGCGGCCCGGATCGGGGTCGGTGACCGGGTGTTCCTCCTCGGGTTCGTCCCCGACGAGGCGCTTCCCCGGGCCTACGCCGCCGCGGACGTCTTCGCCATGCCCGGGGTCGCGGAGCTGCAGAGCATCGCCACCCTGGAGGCCATGGCCACCGGGCTGCCGGTGGTCGCCGCCGACGCGATGGCCCTCCCCCACCTGGTACGGCCCGGCGAGAACGGCCGGCTGTTCCGGCCGGGTGACGTCCAGGGGCTTGCCCGCCACCTCAACGACCTGCTCTGCGCGCCCGGCCTGCGCGGCGTGATGGGCGCGGCGAGCCGTGCGATCGCGCTGACCCATGACCACCAGGCCTCCCTGGCCCGGTTCGAGACGATCTACCAGGAGGTGGCCCGATGA
- a CDS encoding DMT family transporter — MTVVAAGLALLGSLFFALGAALQQFEAAGAVPATLRRLIRRPRWLLGGLAIAAGTALHVVALKYGPLTVVQPMGVASLLFALPCAAALRRRRPQPGELAAAAVIAIGLIGLVLVVPEHTGEPRLGTGGAVALLAGAATAALALWAAALQAPPARRAGLLAMAAGVLYGATATLTRVLVDGEWEPWFLLAVPLPALIALALLQRAYAVGHFGVAFAALQVADPLTAVAFGALLLGEPLPTGAASTLTALAAGALTAAGTVALARTTPMSPTPLPAAR, encoded by the coding sequence ATGACTGTCGTGGCAGCCGGCCTGGCATTGCTGGGATCGCTGTTCTTCGCACTCGGGGCCGCGCTGCAGCAGTTCGAGGCCGCGGGCGCGGTCCCGGCCACCCTGCGCCGGCTGATCAGGCGTCCTCGCTGGCTGCTCGGCGGTCTCGCCATCGCGGCCGGCACCGCCCTGCACGTCGTTGCGCTGAAGTACGGCCCGCTCACGGTGGTCCAGCCGATGGGCGTGGCCAGCCTCCTGTTCGCCCTGCCCTGCGCCGCCGCCCTGCGGCGCCGCAGGCCGCAGCCCGGCGAACTCGCCGCCGCGGCCGTGATCGCGATCGGGCTCATCGGCCTGGTACTGGTCGTGCCCGAGCACACCGGCGAGCCGCGCCTCGGCACCGGGGGGGCGGTGGCCCTGCTCGCGGGGGCGGCCACCGCCGCCCTGGCGCTCTGGGCCGCCGCCCTGCAGGCGCCCCCGGCCAGGCGGGCCGGTCTGCTGGCGATGGCGGCCGGGGTGCTGTACGGCGCGACCGCCACGCTCACCCGGGTCCTGGTCGACGGGGAGTGGGAGCCGTGGTTCCTGCTCGCCGTCCCGTTGCCCGCCCTGATCGCGCTGGCACTGCTGCAGCGCGCCTACGCCGTCGGCCACTTCGGCGTCGCCTTCGCCGCCCTCCAGGTGGCCGACCCTCTCACCGCCGTCGCCTTCGGGGCCCTCCTGCTCGGCGAGCCCCTGCCGACCGGCGCGGCGAGCACGCTGACCGCGCTGGCGGCGGGCGCGCTGACCGCCGCCGGCACCGTCGCCCTGGCCCGCACCACACCGATGTCCCCCACCCCCCTGCCGGCCGCCCGATGA
- a CDS encoding lipocalin-like domain-containing protein has protein sequence MDLVGAWRLVEWRIAHAGGRISHPFGRDAVGLLCYTSDGYMSATVARAGRPPLRGTGSRQACPQEQAEAFASFFCCSGRYEARDGQVAHDVEMALDPAVTGTIQIHELNFDGDRLILAAVEDGGWHTLIWRRG, from the coding sequence ATGGATCTGGTCGGAGCCTGGAGGCTGGTCGAGTGGCGGATCGCCCACGCGGGCGGTCGGATCTCCCACCCCTTCGGCCGCGACGCGGTGGGCCTGCTCTGCTACACCTCCGACGGCTACATGAGCGCGACCGTCGCGCGGGCCGGACGCCCTCCGCTGCGCGGAACAGGCTCCCGGCAGGCGTGTCCCCAGGAGCAGGCCGAGGCGTTCGCGTCGTTCTTCTGCTGCTCGGGCCGGTACGAGGCCCGTGACGGCCAGGTGGCCCACGACGTCGAGATGGCGCTCGATCCGGCCGTCACCGGCACCATCCAGATCCACGAGCTGAACTTCGACGGCGACCGGCTCATCCTGGCCGCCGTCGAGGACGGCGGATGGCACACCCTGATCTGGCGGCGGGGATGA
- a CDS encoding DedA family protein: MTQAILDTLHDVMTSPWIYLALFALAMLDGFFPVVPAETSVITAGVFAASTGAPNLALVIVVAAVGAFAGDHISYAIGRATNNRLRGGRRSGKAFAWAERALAERGGLVLVVARYIPGGRTACTLTMGAVAYPRRSFALFDGGATVAWALYSALIGYVGGAAFENDPVKGLLLGLGIALSITAVVEAVRHVRRRRTAGKRAAVLVGARD; this comes from the coding sequence GTGACACAGGCCATCCTGGACACCCTGCACGATGTGATGACCTCCCCTTGGATCTACCTGGCGCTGTTCGCGCTGGCGATGCTCGACGGGTTCTTCCCCGTGGTGCCCGCCGAGACGTCCGTCATCACGGCGGGGGTGTTCGCCGCCTCCACCGGCGCGCCGAACCTCGCGCTGGTGATCGTGGTCGCGGCGGTGGGCGCGTTCGCCGGCGACCACATCTCCTACGCCATCGGGCGCGCCACCAACAACCGGCTGCGCGGCGGCAGGCGGAGCGGCAAGGCGTTCGCCTGGGCGGAGAGGGCGCTGGCCGAGCGGGGCGGGCTCGTGCTGGTGGTGGCCCGCTACATCCCCGGCGGCAGGACCGCCTGCACCCTCACCATGGGCGCGGTCGCCTACCCCCGGCGCTCGTTCGCCCTCTTCGACGGGGGCGCGACCGTCGCCTGGGCGCTCTACTCCGCGCTGATCGGCTACGTGGGCGGCGCGGCCTTCGAGAACGACCCGGTCAAGGGCCTGCTGCTCGGTCTCGGCATCGCCCTGTCGATCACCGCGGTGGTCGAGGCGGTCCGGCACGTGCGGCGCCGCCGTACCGCCGGGAAGCGGGCGGCGGTCCTCGTCGGCGCGCGTGACTGA
- a CDS encoding sensor histidine kinase encodes MRWMRRPGRREVRRDLLLWALLCLPAFLAPAVPLWWEPATGQVALLVAAAGVIALGAAVLVSREAPLAAMLLVLVLGSWNVAEGLATAQLWRLDGMTKLGPLNGLTLGTVVFSYLAGRRAADPRPATLAFAVILGTGTALALVSSSGPRPDAATTRFWVTVLSGVLLSGLLPWLIGRLVGQRAGQRAREQRLVVAQAQLRERNRIAQDMHDSLGHDLALIALRAAALEMAPDLAERHRKAAGELREAAAGTTERLRRVIGVLREDDRAPLAPPEESVAEIVDRARESGLRVELRGQESLRDRTACRVVQESLTNATKHAPGSAVTVEVLRDAGGITVTVTNQAAQTPAGRPRGGGLGLIGLRERVRLAGGTFESGPNGGGFQVVARFPCEDGAT; translated from the coding sequence ATGAGGTGGATGAGGCGGCCGGGCCGTCGGGAGGTCCGGCGTGACCTGCTGCTCTGGGCCCTGCTCTGCCTGCCGGCGTTCCTGGCCCCGGCCGTCCCTCTCTGGTGGGAGCCGGCCACCGGCCAGGTGGCGCTGCTGGTGGCCGCCGCCGGGGTGATCGCGCTGGGGGCCGCCGTGCTCGTGAGCCGCGAGGCTCCGCTGGCCGCCATGCTGCTGGTCCTGGTACTGGGGTCGTGGAACGTCGCCGAGGGCCTGGCCACCGCCCAGCTCTGGCGGCTCGACGGCATGACCAAGCTGGGCCCGCTGAACGGGCTCACCCTCGGGACCGTCGTGTTCTCCTACCTGGCCGGCCGCCGGGCGGCGGACCCGCGTCCCGCGACGCTGGCGTTCGCCGTGATCCTGGGGACGGGCACGGCCCTGGCCCTCGTCTCCTCCTCGGGTCCGCGACCCGACGCCGCGACCACGCGGTTCTGGGTCACCGTCCTGTCCGGCGTCCTGCTCTCCGGTCTCCTGCCGTGGCTGATCGGCAGGCTGGTGGGGCAGCGGGCCGGGCAGCGCGCCCGTGAGCAGCGCCTGGTCGTCGCCCAGGCGCAGCTCCGCGAGCGCAACCGCATCGCCCAGGACATGCACGACTCCCTCGGCCACGACCTCGCGCTCATCGCCCTGCGCGCCGCCGCCCTGGAGATGGCACCCGACCTGGCCGAACGGCACCGCAAAGCAGCCGGAGAGCTCCGCGAGGCCGCCGCCGGGACCACCGAGCGCCTGCGCCGGGTCATCGGCGTGCTCCGCGAGGACGACCGGGCGCCGCTGGCCCCGCCGGAGGAGAGCGTCGCCGAGATCGTCGACCGGGCCCGGGAGTCGGGCCTCCGGGTGGAGCTGCGCGGGCAGGAGTCGCTGCGGGACCGTACGGCCTGCCGGGTCGTGCAGGAGTCGCTGACCAACGCCACCAAGCACGCCCCCGGCTCCGCGGTGACGGTCGAGGTCCTCCGGGACGCCGGCGGGATCACGGTGACCGTGACCAACCAGGCGGCCCAGACGCCGGCCGGCCGGCCCCGGGGCGGCGGGCTGGGGCTGATAGGGCTGCGCGAGCGGGTGCGGCTGGCGGGCGGTACGTTCGAATCGGGACCGAACGGCGGCGGCTTCCAGGTCGTCGCCCGGTTCCCCTGCGAGGACGGAGCGACGTGA